A portion of the Rhodococcus pseudokoreensis genome contains these proteins:
- a CDS encoding nucleoside deaminase: MDFVQRTIDLARQNVTTGGRPFATVIVKDGEIVAESPNKVAQTGDPTAHAEILAIREACTNLGTEHLTGATIYVLAHPCPMCLGSLYYCSPDEVVFLTTRADYEGYYVDDRKYFELATFYDEFSKPWDERRLPMRYEPRDDAIDVYRHWQVNSA, encoded by the coding sequence ATGGACTTCGTCCAACGCACCATCGATCTCGCCCGCCAGAACGTCACAACGGGTGGCCGACCATTCGCAACCGTCATCGTCAAGGACGGCGAGATCGTCGCCGAGAGCCCCAACAAGGTCGCCCAGACCGGTGACCCCACCGCCCACGCGGAGATTCTCGCGATCCGCGAAGCCTGCACCAACCTGGGCACCGAGCACCTGACCGGCGCCACCATCTACGTCCTCGCCCACCCCTGCCCTATGTGCCTGGGTTCGCTGTACTACTGCTCACCAGACGAAGTCGTCTTCCTCACCACACGCGCAGACTACGAGGGCTACTACGTCGACGACCGCAAGTACTTCGAACTCGCCACCTTCTACGACGAGTTCTCCAAACCCTGGGACGAACGCCGCCTTCCCATGCGATACGAACCACGCGATGACGCCATCGACGTCTACCGGCACTGGCAAGTGAACTCGGCATAG